In a genomic window of Nodosilinea sp. E11:
- a CDS encoding transporter substrate-binding domain-containing protein — protein sequence MTVKRNSPENLRPKRFWAAWRRPWAAIAISLLMVIGVVACGGGGSITGQSVAGDVTAQAPAEGSAPVTAGATLDNILSRGTVRVAVPQDSSPFGFVGADMQPQGYDVDVAGLLAEALEVDLELVPVTSTNRIPYLQTDRVDVVISSLGATPERAKSIHFSRPYAPFFSGIYGATNLDVSSYDDLAGFRVGVTQGAIEDLDLSGRGPEGMTIQRYDDNSTTVSALLAGQVDLIAVGNTIAAQVIQENPGRNLENKFVMRNSPCYIGVRRGDLDMVQWLNVFVTTKILDGSLDELSEKWFGEPLELPSV from the coding sequence CCAAGCGGTTTTGGGCAGCTTGGCGACGGCCCTGGGCTGCGATCGCGATCTCCCTCCTCATGGTCATCGGCGTGGTCGCCTGCGGGGGTGGCGGCTCAATCACCGGCCAGTCGGTAGCGGGGGATGTCACTGCCCAGGCCCCAGCCGAGGGTAGTGCCCCGGTGACCGCTGGCGCTACCCTCGACAATATTCTCAGCCGGGGCACGGTGCGGGTGGCGGTGCCCCAAGACTCGTCGCCCTTTGGCTTTGTCGGGGCCGATATGCAGCCCCAGGGCTACGACGTCGATGTGGCGGGCCTCTTAGCTGAAGCCCTAGAGGTGGATCTAGAACTGGTGCCGGTCACCAGCACCAACCGCATTCCCTACCTACAAACTGATCGGGTAGATGTGGTGATCTCCAGCCTGGGGGCTACCCCGGAGCGGGCCAAGTCGATCCACTTCTCGCGGCCCTACGCCCCGTTTTTCTCTGGCATCTACGGGGCGACCAATTTAGATGTCTCTTCCTACGATGACCTAGCAGGGTTCAGGGTAGGCGTTACCCAGGGGGCGATCGAAGATCTAGATCTGTCGGGCCGGGGGCCAGAGGGCATGACCATTCAGCGCTACGACGACAACAGCACCACAGTGTCGGCCCTGCTGGCGGGCCAGGTGGATCTGATCGCCGTGGGCAACACCATCGCCGCCCAGGTGATTCAGGAAAATCCAGGCCGCAACCTGGAGAACAAATTTGTGATGCGCAACTCACCCTGCTACATCGGTGTGCGGCGCGGTGACCTCGACATGGTTCAGTGGCTGAATGTGTTTGTCACGACCAAGATTCTAGATGGCTCCCTCGACGAACTGTCGGAGAAGTGGTTTGGCGAACCCCTGGAGCTGCCCAGCGTGTAG
- a CDS encoding methyltransferase domain-containing protein codes for MTAQTPSAQNSGQDSALSAVAWEQRYQSGTPLWDLGQPAPAFASLLAAEPAPQAGSAIVLGAGRGHDALLFAQQGFAVTAVDFAPSAIQALEAQAQALPIQLLQRDIFELVPEFAGQFDYAIEHTCFCAIDPSLRPGYVALVAELLIPGGELLAVFFTHSRSGGPPFGTTPAEVRQRFEPHFEIVTLEPVANSVSSRRGEEHFGRLRKR; via the coding sequence GTGACCGCACAAACCCCCTCTGCTCAAAATTCTGGCCAAGATTCTGCCCTGAGCGCTGTCGCCTGGGAACAGCGCTACCAATCGGGCACCCCCCTCTGGGATCTGGGCCAGCCCGCCCCCGCCTTTGCCTCGCTGCTGGCGGCGGAGCCTGCGCCCCAGGCCGGATCGGCCATTGTCCTCGGTGCCGGACGCGGCCACGACGCTCTATTGTTTGCCCAGCAGGGGTTTGCCGTCACCGCCGTAGACTTTGCCCCCTCCGCTATTCAGGCCCTAGAGGCCCAGGCCCAGGCTCTACCGATACAGCTGTTGCAGAGAGATATTTTTGAGCTGGTACCCGAGTTTGCTGGGCAGTTTGACTATGCGATCGAACACACCTGTTTTTGTGCGATCGATCCCTCCTTGCGCCCTGGCTATGTTGCTTTGGTGGCCGAGTTGCTCATTCCTGGGGGCGAACTGCTGGCCGTATTCTTCACCCACTCGCGCTCCGGTGGCCCGCCCTTCGGTACCACCCCAGCAGAAGTGCGCCAGCGGTTTGAACCCCACTTTGAGATCGTCACCCTAGAACCTGTGGCCAATTCTGTCTCATCCCGGCGGGGGGAGGAGCATTTTGGGCGACTGCGGAAGCGGTAG
- the hetR gene encoding heterocyst differentiation control protein (controls heterocyst differentiation; has protease DNA-binding activity), with the protein MSYQSQVPPDLKQDLLRAVDNSPADWILLNLALSTMKMGGHRYGAFLDAATTAAKLAIYSTFIEQGNNIRKTGFLYHVEPKRVKAIVHEIQDALAEGQSLKVLNSKEPYYLIALPFLWQEHFPCRLGEARVRIQGLTPGERKSIEESLPAGTPQARILDQVEFNELMELLHQTSQEELPESQRMPFSDALMSHIKFRLLHSDTVIQIDSPLVDIPLYALASESYSPKGEQERVFAMIDDVARYFALLQAWVREEVGVLRGVEVFDVAPHLRQEALQELDEMLRVWADKYHQDGGLPMVLQFAAGRREYD; encoded by the coding sequence GTGTCCTACCAGTCCCAAGTTCCGCCCGATTTGAAACAAGACCTGCTGCGAGCCGTAGACAATAGCCCCGCAGATTGGATTTTGCTAAACCTAGCTCTCAGCACGATGAAAATGGGGGGGCATCGCTACGGGGCATTTCTAGATGCAGCGACCACCGCTGCCAAGCTAGCGATTTACAGCACCTTTATTGAGCAAGGCAACAACATTCGCAAAACCGGCTTTTTGTATCACGTTGAGCCCAAGCGAGTGAAGGCTATCGTGCATGAAATTCAAGACGCCTTGGCAGAAGGGCAAAGCCTCAAGGTCCTCAACTCCAAGGAACCCTATTACCTGATTGCCCTACCCTTTCTCTGGCAAGAGCACTTTCCCTGTCGGCTGGGGGAAGCTCGAGTCCGCATTCAGGGGCTCACCCCTGGCGAACGCAAAAGCATTGAGGAGAGCTTGCCCGCCGGTACTCCCCAAGCCCGGATTTTGGACCAGGTGGAGTTTAACGAACTGATGGAACTCCTCCATCAAACCTCCCAAGAAGAACTGCCGGAGAGCCAGCGGATGCCCTTCAGCGACGCGCTGATGTCTCACATTAAGTTTCGGCTGCTGCACTCGGATACGGTCATTCAGATCGATTCTCCTCTGGTGGATATTCCGCTCTATGCCCTGGCCAGCGAATCCTATTCGCCCAAAGGGGAGCAGGAACGGGTCTTTGCCATGATCGACGACGTAGCTCGCTACTTTGCCCTTCTGCAAGCCTGGGTGCGAGAAGAAGTCGGGGTGCTGCGGGGGGTCGAGGTCTTTGACGTCGCGCCCCATCTCCGCCAGGAAGCGCTCCAAGAACTCGACGAAATGCTGCGGGTCTGGGCCGACAAATACCACCAGGATGGCGGCTTGCCCATGGTGCTTCAGTTTGCGGCAGGTCGCCGAGAGTACGACTGA
- a CDS encoding iron-containing alcohol dehydrogenase family protein, with protein MTLSQLPTLAIAPAQVVRGDGILVGQGSAIARLGQRPLVVGGSSSLKLADPLMAALEQQGLATQTANYGSDCSEAALEHLRTAATEHRADVVIGLGGGKALDAAKLLAHQLRCPVVTVPTSGATCAAWTALSNVYSDQGAFLYDVALDNCPSLLILDYDLLRTAPRRTLVAGIGDGLAKWYEAAISSGTSQQTLLVAAVQQARVLRDILLQKTPAALSQWGGPEWQEVVDATVLLAGVIGGIGGAQCRTVAAHAVHNGLTQLPACHGILHGEKVAYGILVQLRLEEMGGNAALARAARQQLLPFYQTVGLPQTLADLGLGDITLNQLAQAAEFACREGSDIHHLPFTVAPEAVMAAMVSPLCPELREKSRSALPVRPSSRVAPEVQP; from the coding sequence ATGACCCTTTCTCAACTACCTACCCTTGCCATCGCCCCGGCCCAGGTCGTTCGCGGCGATGGTATTTTAGTCGGCCAGGGCAGTGCGATCGCCCGTTTGGGGCAGCGCCCGCTGGTCGTGGGCGGCTCCAGCAGCCTAAAGCTAGCCGATCCGCTAATGGCCGCTCTAGAGCAGCAGGGGTTGGCAACGCAGACAGCAAACTACGGCAGCGACTGTAGCGAAGCAGCGTTGGAGCATTTGCGGACTGCCGCCACCGAGCATCGGGCCGATGTCGTGATTGGCCTGGGCGGCGGCAAAGCCCTCGATGCGGCAAAGCTGCTGGCCCACCAACTCCGCTGCCCGGTGGTCACCGTGCCCACCTCGGGGGCGACCTGCGCCGCCTGGACTGCTCTGTCCAATGTCTATTCTGACCAGGGGGCCTTTCTCTACGATGTCGCCCTAGACAACTGCCCCAGTCTTTTGATTTTGGACTACGACCTGCTGCGTACCGCCCCCCGGCGCACCCTGGTGGCGGGGATTGGCGATGGTTTAGCCAAGTGGTACGAGGCGGCCATTAGCAGCGGCACCAGCCAGCAAACGTTGCTAGTGGCAGCGGTGCAGCAGGCTCGCGTGCTGCGCGACATTCTCTTGCAAAAGACCCCCGCCGCCCTCAGTCAGTGGGGCGGCCCCGAGTGGCAAGAAGTCGTCGATGCCACCGTGCTGCTGGCTGGGGTGATTGGCGGCATTGGCGGAGCCCAGTGCCGCACCGTAGCCGCCCACGCGGTACACAACGGCCTCACCCAGCTGCCTGCCTGCCACGGCATTCTCCACGGGGAGAAGGTGGCCTACGGCATTTTGGTGCAGCTACGGCTCGAAGAAATGGGGGGCAATGCGGCCCTGGCCCGAGCGGCCCGCCAGCAGCTGTTGCCGTTTTATCAGACGGTGGGGTTACCCCAAACCTTAGCCGATCTGGGTCTGGGAGACATCACCCTAAACCAGTTAGCCCAGGCGGCAGAATTTGCCTGCCGCGAGGGGTCTGATATTCATCATCTGCCCTTTACTGTGGCCCCCGAGGCGGTAATGGCGGCGATGGTGTCACCGCTCTGTCCCGAGCTGCGCGAGAAATCGCGCTCAGCTCTCCCCGTTCGTCCTTCTTCTCGCGTTGCCCCGGAGGTGCAGCCATGA
- a CDS encoding Ycf51 family protein encodes MLSPSDFLVATQWGGIGTLALAALTVLAFVLKWGIRFRLVGATGFAGVLTVGLLGLSFEPFSRTAVPGAIPYATVYDSGASQIVITVPPTITPETLDATLNQAASNLFKPYRLGLPGQIATIRARTIAHEPNGVSRLLYLGQIQPAPKGSEEGFIVKIERDHWPTLPTES; translated from the coding sequence ATGCTCAGCCCAAGTGATTTTTTAGTGGCCACCCAGTGGGGCGGTATTGGTACCCTGGCCCTGGCGGCTCTGACTGTGCTCGCCTTCGTGCTCAAGTGGGGCATTCGGTTTCGACTGGTGGGAGCCACAGGGTTCGCCGGGGTACTGACGGTGGGCCTGCTGGGTCTCAGCTTTGAACCGTTCAGCCGCACGGCGGTGCCCGGTGCTATTCCCTACGCCACGGTCTACGACTCGGGGGCCAGCCAGATCGTGATTACGGTACCTCCGACCATTACCCCCGAAACCCTAGACGCCACCCTGAACCAGGCCGCCAGTAACCTGTTTAAGCCCTACCGTCTGGGCCTGCCGGGGCAAATCGCCACCATTCGCGCCCGCACTATTGCCCACGAGCCCAACGGCGTCTCTCGGCTCCTCTACCTGGGCCAAATTCAGCCCGCCCCCAAGGGTTCAGAGGAAGGGTTTATCGTCAAGATTGAGCGCGATCATTGGCCAACTCTGCCTACCGAGAGCTAA
- a CDS encoding LD-carboxypeptidase → MRRRQLLGGLGVATAGMALGQQSVPAQDRPRLLPPRLREGDVVGIVSPAGATFERDRLDLVIDAVRALGFVPRVAPHALARYGYLAGTDTERAADVNAMFADPTVKALLPIRGDWGSARILPYLDYDLIRANPKVVIGFSDISALLLGVYAQTGLVTFHGPHGITSWREGQVEPLRQILMEGAALTYRNPLLGADQDRLMRDQGRIHTIAPGRVTGPLLGGNLSVISGIVGSPYMPDTTGAILFLEDVGEPPYSIDRMLTQLKLAGVLDGLAGFVFGQCTACGPGAGYGSLTLEEILQDHIRPLGIPAYAGAWIGHVEPIWTLPIGGVVTMDAAAGTLQMQAAAVL, encoded by the coding sequence ATGCGGCGGCGACAGCTATTGGGCGGGCTGGGGGTGGCGACGGCGGGAATGGCGCTGGGGCAGCAGTCTGTCCCAGCTCAAGATCGGCCTAGGCTACTGCCGCCACGGCTGCGGGAGGGGGATGTAGTTGGGATTGTCAGCCCGGCAGGGGCGACCTTTGAACGCGATCGCCTCGATCTCGTGATCGACGCCGTCAGAGCCTTGGGTTTTGTGCCCCGCGTTGCCCCCCACGCCCTGGCCCGCTACGGCTACCTGGCAGGCACCGACACTGAGCGGGCCGCCGATGTCAACGCCATGTTCGCCGACCCGACGGTGAAGGCGCTGCTGCCGATTCGCGGCGACTGGGGCAGCGCCCGCATTTTGCCCTACCTCGACTACGATCTGATTCGCGCCAACCCCAAGGTGGTGATTGGGTTCAGCGATATTTCGGCCCTGCTGCTGGGGGTCTATGCCCAGACGGGTCTGGTCACGTTTCACGGCCCCCACGGCATTACCTCCTGGCGAGAAGGGCAGGTGGAGCCGCTGCGCCAAATTCTGATGGAGGGGGCCGCGCTGACCTACCGCAACCCGCTGCTGGGGGCCGACCAAGATCGGCTAATGCGCGACCAGGGCCGCATTCACACCATTGCGCCGGGGCGGGTGACAGGGCCACTGCTGGGGGGTAATCTTTCGGTGATTTCGGGCATTGTCGGGTCGCCCTATATGCCCGACACCACCGGGGCAATTTTGTTTTTAGAAGACGTGGGTGAGCCGCCCTACAGCATCGATCGCATGCTGACCCAGCTAAAGCTGGCGGGGGTGCTCGACGGGCTGGCGGGGTTTGTGTTTGGCCAGTGCACCGCCTGCGGCCCCGGCGCGGGCTATGGTTCGCTCACCCTCGAAGAGATTCTGCAAGACCACATTCGTCCCCTGGGCATTCCCGCCTACGCGGGCGCGTGGATTGGCCATGTGGAGCCGATCTGGACGCTGCCCATCGGTGGCGTAGTGACGATGGATGCGGCGGCGGGCACGCTGCAAATGCAGGCGGCGGCCGTCCTTTAG
- a CDS encoding HEAT repeat domain-containing protein: MDLEQISAQLKSEDSKDRMLALASLRDVPAAQAAPLIRQALNDENLQIRSMAVFALGIKPDEESFDILINLLTSDPDYGIRADAAGALGYLEDPRAFETLVRAFYEDTDWLVRFSAAVSLGNLKDPRAHDVLMQALQSDEAVMQQAAIAAVGEIGDIEAVDEILKFAQSEDWLVRQRLAEALGYLPTPKTEPALRYLEKDSQFQVAESARISLTRLHKRKDG, encoded by the coding sequence ATGGATCTAGAGCAGATTTCTGCCCAGCTCAAAAGCGAAGACTCGAAAGACCGCATGCTGGCTTTGGCCTCTTTGCGCGATGTGCCAGCGGCCCAGGCAGCACCGCTGATTCGGCAGGCCCTCAACGATGAAAATCTGCAAATTCGCTCGATGGCAGTGTTTGCCCTGGGCATTAAGCCTGACGAAGAGTCCTTCGACATTTTGATCAATCTGCTCACCTCTGACCCTGACTACGGCATACGCGCCGACGCAGCAGGGGCGCTGGGCTATCTTGAAGATCCCCGCGCCTTTGAGACGTTGGTGCGGGCGTTTTACGAAGATACTGACTGGCTGGTGCGCTTTAGTGCGGCGGTTTCCCTGGGCAATCTCAAAGACCCCCGCGCCCACGATGTGCTGATGCAGGCGCTGCAAAGTGACGAGGCCGTGATGCAGCAGGCGGCGATCGCAGCGGTCGGCGAGATCGGTGACATTGAAGCGGTGGACGAAATTCTCAAGTTTGCCCAATCGGAAGACTGGCTGGTGCGCCAGCGCTTGGCCGAAGCTCTGGGCTATTTGCCCACGCCCAAGACCGAGCCCGCCCTGCGCTACCTAGAGAAAGATTCCCAGTTTCAAGTAGCTGAGTCGGCGAGAATTTCGCTCACCCGCCTGCACAAGCGTAAGGATGGGTAG
- a CDS encoding glycosyltransferase family 39 protein gives MAQNWSWVKRVAIAAVAIGLVLRFANLDRKVYWHDEVYTSLRVAGYVGPAVAAAVSDRPDLTAADLLRYQQMPPAPSLTDCWDSLSANPEHPPLYYLLAHGWGRLFGASVGGYRAIAAVFGAIALPVMFWLARQLFPLPSPIPWVATALLALSPVQLIYSQEAREYTLWIVGLLLAHGTLVRALQQKTAWAWVAYGWAMGLTWYGSLMTVLLGLSHLVFVALSQRSRRSWLGFGLAHGLGLGLFLPWIVTIVSQWGRLQAVTAWTREPRPLGFLAQLWGLHYSAAVVDFNLPLDHPFTVAGPTLVLGLGAVGLGYLWRNYPRSTVLFLACGLLVPPLVLIGSDIVRAGQLSRNTRYFLPSLVLMPLAIAPLITHGLTSPQRWMKGVGATLLALLLALGLASGMVNNRASTWWSKAFSSSNHSIAAYLNQVEAPVLMLEETGIALGEAISLSHYLRPETTIWLLPDRSLPTSTQLQAAYPQGTLILLRPTPTLLETVPPGWQTAPATDATQFAPTDLVRLTPPG, from the coding sequence TTGGCACAGAACTGGAGTTGGGTTAAGCGGGTTGCGATCGCCGCTGTAGCGATCGGCCTGGTGTTGCGCTTTGCCAACCTAGATCGCAAGGTCTATTGGCACGACGAGGTCTACACCAGTCTGCGGGTGGCGGGGTATGTTGGCCCGGCGGTGGCGGCGGCTGTGAGCGATCGCCCTGACCTGACGGCGGCAGACCTACTGCGCTATCAGCAGATGCCCCCGGCCCCTTCGCTCACCGACTGCTGGGACTCGCTGTCGGCCAACCCCGAGCACCCGCCCCTTTACTACCTGCTAGCCCACGGCTGGGGTCGGCTGTTTGGCGCATCGGTGGGGGGCTACCGGGCGATCGCGGCGGTGTTTGGGGCGATCGCCCTGCCGGTGATGTTTTGGCTGGCGCGGCAGCTGTTTCCGCTACCGTCGCCGATTCCCTGGGTGGCGACCGCCCTGCTGGCTCTGTCGCCTGTGCAGCTGATCTACAGCCAGGAGGCGCGGGAATATACCCTCTGGATCGTCGGTCTGCTGCTGGCCCACGGCACCCTGGTGCGGGCGCTACAGCAAAAAACGGCCTGGGCCTGGGTGGCCTACGGGTGGGCGATGGGGCTGACCTGGTATGGGTCATTGATGACGGTGCTGCTGGGGCTGAGTCACCTGGTGTTTGTCGCGCTCAGCCAGCGATCGCGGCGATCGTGGCTGGGGTTTGGGCTGGCCCATGGCCTGGGCCTGGGCCTGTTTTTGCCCTGGATCGTGACCATTGTGAGCCAGTGGGGACGACTGCAAGCGGTGACGGCCTGGACCCGTGAACCCAGGCCCCTAGGGTTTTTGGCGCAGTTGTGGGGTCTGCACTACAGTGCCGCCGTGGTCGATTTTAATCTTCCCCTAGACCACCCCTTTACGGTGGCGGGGCCGACTTTGGTCTTGGGGCTGGGGGCGGTGGGGCTGGGCTATCTGTGGCGCAACTATCCGCGATCGACGGTGTTATTTTTGGCCTGTGGGCTGCTGGTGCCGCCGCTGGTGCTGATCGGCAGCGACATCGTGAGGGCGGGGCAACTCTCGCGCAACACCCGCTACTTTTTGCCGTCGCTGGTGCTGATGCCCCTGGCGATCGCCCCCCTGATCACCCATGGGCTGACCAGCCCCCAGCGGTGGATGAAGGGGGTGGGAGCCACCCTACTGGCCCTTCTGCTCGCTCTAGGCTTAGCCTCGGGCATGGTCAACAACCGCGCCTCCACCTGGTGGAGCAAGGCATTTAGCTCCTCTAATCACTCTATAGCTGCCTACCTAAACCAGGTGGAGGCCCCGGTGTTGATGCTTGAAGAAACCGGTATTGCCCTGGGGGAGGCGATTTCTCTAAGTCACTACCTCCGACCCGAAACGACTATTTGGCTACTGCCAGATCGGTCGTTGCCCACTTCAACCCAGCTTCAGGCGGCCTACCCCCAGGGCACGCTGATCTTGCTTAGGCCCACCCCCACCCTGCTCGAAACGGTGCCGCCAGGGTGGCAGACCGCCCCGGCCACCGATGCCACCCAGTTTGCCCCCACCGACTTAGTCAGGCTAACGCCACCCGGCTAG
- a CDS encoding amino acid ABC transporter ATP-binding protein has product MTSPYLDPATAAAQTVGSASDAIIIAEGVEKWYANNFHVLKGVDLTVRRGEVVVIMGPSGSGKSTFIRTFNALEPYQKGRIEIDGTVLTPKMRNVEAIRREVGMVFQQFNLFPHLTVLENVMLAPMEVRGWKKAQAKDKAGELLERVGILSQAQKYPGQLSGGQQQRVAIARALAMQPKVMLFDEPTSALDPEMVREVLDVMRTLAADGMTMVCVTHEVGFAREVADRAVLMADGLIVEEGTPNQFFKNPQSDRTRQFLSQILH; this is encoded by the coding sequence ATGACCTCTCCCTATCTTGACCCGGCCACCGCTGCCGCCCAGACCGTTGGTTCTGCCTCCGATGCCATCATCATCGCTGAGGGGGTTGAAAAGTGGTACGCCAATAACTTCCACGTGCTCAAGGGCGTTGACCTGACGGTGCGCCGGGGCGAGGTGGTGGTGATCATGGGGCCGTCGGGCTCCGGCAAGTCCACCTTCATTCGCACCTTCAACGCCCTTGAGCCCTACCAGAAGGGCCGCATTGAAATCGACGGCACTGTGCTCACCCCCAAGATGCGCAACGTCGAGGCCATCCGGCGGGAGGTGGGCATGGTGTTTCAGCAGTTCAACCTGTTCCCCCACCTGACGGTGCTCGAAAATGTGATGCTGGCCCCGATGGAGGTGCGGGGCTGGAAAAAGGCCCAGGCCAAAGACAAAGCGGGCGAACTGCTGGAGCGGGTGGGCATTCTCAGTCAGGCCCAGAAGTACCCCGGTCAGCTCTCGGGAGGGCAGCAGCAGCGGGTGGCGATCGCCCGTGCTTTGGCCATGCAGCCCAAAGTAATGCTGTTTGACGAACCCACCAGCGCCCTCGACCCCGAGATGGTGCGGGAGGTGCTAGACGTAATGCGAACTCTGGCTGCCGACGGCATGACCATGGTGTGCGTCACCCACGAGGTGGGCTTTGCCCGCGAGGTGGCCGATCGCGCCGTGCTGATGGCCGACGGGCTGATTGTCGAAGAGGGCACGCCCAATCAGTTCTTCAAGAACCCTCAGAGCGATCGTACCCGTCAGTTTCTCTCCCAGATCTTGCACTGA
- the crtD gene encoding C-3',4' desaturase CrtD, translating to MGRAASSVGRRVVVIGAGIGGLTAAALLARRGYGVKVFDQAGVAGGCASTFKRRGFTFDVGATQVAGLEPGGIHHQLFAELELPLPEATPCDPACAVFLPGETKPIQVWRDPMAWQAERQRQFPGSEPFWQLMQTLFQPSWRFQGREPVLPPRNPWDLWQLVQALRPDTLVTVPYTFATVGQVLERLGLGGDRRLKTFLDLQLKLYSQVSADETALLYAATALSMAQAPQGLWHLHGSMQVLSDSLATALVRDGGVVALNHGVQQVHRDRRGVTGVTVQNQKTGEVWLEPADHVVANVTVQNLVQLLGDRATAPGANSGGLGGYRRRVAALPQGSGAFVLYLGVEAAAIPPDCPPHLQFFYDYDGPIAENNTLFVSVSRPGDGRAPEGRATIIASSFTDLSPWWQTDDYNAMKQAYTDSALQRLAGYFDLRRDHLIHVEAATPRTFARFTGRDRGTVGGLGMRVSTFGPFGFANRTPIAGLWLVGDCTHPGEGTAGVSYSAQTVVKQIEAA from the coding sequence ATGGGCCGTGCTGCTTCATCCGTTGGGCGCAGGGTAGTGGTGATTGGCGCTGGTATTGGCGGCTTGACCGCTGCTGCGTTACTGGCTCGCCGGGGCTATGGGGTCAAGGTGTTTGACCAGGCTGGGGTGGCTGGGGGCTGTGCGTCAACCTTTAAGCGTCGGGGGTTTACCTTTGATGTCGGCGCTACCCAGGTGGCGGGCCTAGAGCCTGGGGGCATTCACCACCAACTTTTTGCTGAGCTAGAGCTGCCCCTGCCTGAGGCCACGCCCTGCGATCCAGCCTGTGCCGTATTTTTGCCGGGCGAAACCAAACCCATTCAGGTGTGGCGCGATCCCATGGCGTGGCAGGCCGAACGCCAGCGTCAGTTTCCTGGCAGTGAGCCATTTTGGCAGCTGATGCAAACGCTGTTTCAGCCGAGCTGGCGATTTCAGGGGCGGGAGCCGGTGCTGCCCCCCCGTAACCCCTGGGATCTGTGGCAACTGGTGCAGGCCCTGCGCCCCGACACCCTGGTGACAGTGCCCTACACCTTTGCCACCGTAGGGCAGGTGCTAGAGCGGCTGGGCCTGGGAGGCGATCGCCGCCTAAAGACCTTTCTCGACCTTCAGCTTAAGCTTTATTCTCAGGTGAGTGCCGACGAAACCGCCCTGCTCTATGCGGCCACGGCGTTGAGTATGGCCCAAGCACCCCAGGGGTTATGGCATCTCCACGGCAGCATGCAGGTGCTCAGCGACAGTCTTGCAACAGCGCTGGTGCGTGATGGGGGAGTGGTAGCGCTCAACCACGGGGTGCAGCAGGTGCACCGCGATCGCCGTGGCGTGACTGGGGTAACGGTGCAGAACCAAAAGACGGGGGAGGTCTGGCTAGAACCCGCCGACCACGTGGTCGCCAACGTGACGGTGCAGAATTTGGTGCAGCTGCTGGGCGATCGCGCTACCGCACCAGGGGCCAACTCTGGCGGGCTGGGGGGGTATCGTCGCCGGGTGGCGGCGCTGCCCCAGGGCAGCGGTGCGTTTGTGCTGTATCTGGGGGTTGAAGCGGCGGCAATTCCGCCTGACTGCCCGCCCCATCTACAATTTTTCTACGACTACGATGGCCCGATTGCCGAAAACAACACGCTATTTGTGTCGGTTAGCCGCCCCGGCGACGGACGAGCCCCCGAGGGGCGGGCCACGATCATTGCGTCTTCGTTTACTGACCTGAGCCCCTGGTGGCAAACCGATGACTATAACGCGATGAAGCAGGCCTACACCGATAGCGCATTGCAGCGGCTGGCGGGCTACTTTGATCTGCGCCGCGACCATCTAATTCATGTGGAGGCGGCAACCCCTCGCACCTTTGCTCGGTTTACAGGCCGCGATCGCGGCACTGTGGGTGGGCTGGGTATGCGGGTCAGCACCTTTGGCCCCTTTGGCTTTGCCAACCGCACGCCGATCGCGGGCCTGTGGCTGGTGGGCGACTGTACCCATCCTGGCGAAGGCACCGCAGGGGTAAGCTACTCGGCGCAGACGGTGGTGAAACAGATTGAGGCCGCTTAG